A single window of Sphingobacteriales bacterium DNA harbors:
- a CDS encoding NAD(P)-dependent oxidoreductase — translation MSFKNKTVFISGGTRGIGHAIGMRLAKEGANIVIAAKSTEPHPKLPGTIFIAAEDMEKAGGKGLAIKCDIRNEDEVINAVQQTVETFGGIDILINNASAINLTPTLALDMKRYDLMQDINTRGTYLCSQKCIPYLLKSENPHILNLSPPLTSITEHWFKNHVGYSIAKFGMSLCVLGMSGEFKGKIGVNGLWPRTTIATSAVQNLLGGDSIMNASRKPEILADAAYYILKRDAKITTGNYFVDDEVLESEGITNLDQYAVKPGTQLAPDFFI, via the coding sequence ATGTCATTCAAAAACAAAACAGTATTTATCTCAGGCGGAACACGTGGAATTGGACACGCTATAGGCATGCGACTTGCTAAAGAAGGTGCAAACATAGTCATTGCCGCAAAAAGCACAGAGCCACATCCAAAATTGCCTGGTACTATATTTATTGCAGCCGAAGATATGGAAAAAGCAGGTGGAAAAGGCTTAGCTATAAAATGTGATATAAGAAATGAAGATGAAGTAATTAATGCTGTACAACAAACAGTAGAAACTTTTGGTGGCATAGATATTTTAATTAATAATGCATCTGCTATCAACCTAACACCTACGCTTGCATTGGATATGAAACGCTACGATTTAATGCAAGACATCAATACAAGAGGCACCTATCTTTGTTCACAAAAATGCATTCCATATTTATTAAAATCAGAAAATCCACATATTTTAAATTTATCACCACCATTAACATCAATCACCGAGCATTGGTTTAAAAACCATGTTGGCTACTCGATTGCAAAATTTGGCATGAGCTTATGTGTATTAGGCATGAGTGGCGAATTTAAAGGTAAAATTGGTGTAAATGGATTATGGCCAAGAACAACAATTGCTACATCTGCTGTACAAAACTTATTAGGTGGCGATTCTATTATGAATGCATCAAGAAAGCCAGAAATATTGGCTGATGCTGCATACTATATTTTAAAAAGAGATGCTAAGATAACAACAGGCAACTATTTTGTAGATGACGAAGTTTTGGAATCTGAAGGCATTACAAATTTAGACCAATATGCAGTAAAACCAGGCACACAACTTGCTCCAGACTTTTTTATATAG
- the guaA gene encoding glutamine-hydrolyzing GMP synthase, with protein MHDKVIIFDFGSQYTQLIARRIRELSVYCEIVPYNTSIDKIVTSDVKGVILSGSPFSVLQDNALLFPLLELLQQKNQLPVLGVCYGAQYMAKVFAGKVEKSAKREYGRANLIINNDENLLKNIPNNSQIWMSHGDSILELPIDAELLASTHDIPVAAFKLIDKPVYGIQFHPEVTHSLDGLQIIKNFVVDICQCKQDWSAESFIQETVQELKNVVGTENVVLGLSGGVDSSVAALLLHKAIGKQLYCIFVNNGLLRYKEYENVLESYKELGLNIIGCDVSERFYSELEGITEPEAKRKIIGKVFIDVFQEEASKLENVTYLAQGTIYPDVIESVSVHGPSAKIKSHHNVGGLPEKMHLKIIEPLRKLFKDEVRRVGKALKLPDNILNRHPFPGPGLSIRILSDITAEKVKMLQLADAIFMDSLKEDNLYNEVWQAGVMLLPVQSVGVMGDERTYENVVALRAVSSVDGMTADWCHLPYTFLAKVSNKIINNVKGINRVVYDISSKPPATIEWE; from the coding sequence ATGCACGATAAAGTTATCATCTTCGATTTTGGTTCTCAATACACTCAGTTAATTGCACGTAGAATTAGAGAATTGAGTGTTTATTGTGAAATTGTACCATACAATACATCAATAGATAAGATAGTTACATCAGATGTAAAAGGTGTTATTTTATCAGGTAGTCCTTTTTCTGTTTTACAAGATAATGCATTGTTGTTTCCATTATTAGAATTATTACAACAAAAGAATCAATTGCCAGTTTTAGGTGTTTGCTATGGTGCACAATATATGGCAAAAGTATTTGCAGGAAAAGTAGAGAAATCTGCAAAAAGAGAATACGGTAGAGCAAATTTGATTATAAATAATGATGAAAATCTATTAAAAAATATTCCAAATAACAGTCAAATATGGATGTCGCATGGAGATTCTATCTTAGAATTACCAATTGATGCAGAATTGTTAGCATCTACCCACGATATTCCTGTTGCTGCTTTCAAATTGATAGATAAGCCAGTTTATGGTATTCAATTTCATCCAGAAGTTACTCATAGCTTAGATGGTTTGCAAATAATCAAGAATTTTGTAGTTGATATCTGCCAATGTAAGCAAGATTGGTCAGCAGAATCATTCATTCAAGAAACGGTACAAGAACTAAAAAATGTAGTTGGCACGGAAAATGTAGTATTAGGTTTGAGTGGTGGAGTTGATTCAAGCGTAGCTGCACTATTATTACACAAAGCAATAGGAAAACAATTGTATTGCATTTTTGTAAATAATGGGTTGTTGCGATATAAAGAATATGAAAATGTATTAGAAAGTTATAAAGAATTAGGATTAAATATTATTGGTTGTGATGTGTCTGAAAGATTTTATAGTGAGTTGGAAGGCATAACAGAACCAGAAGCAAAAAGAAAAATTATAGGTAAGGTGTTTATAGATGTATTTCAGGAAGAAGCAAGTAAATTAGAAAACGTTACTTATTTGGCTCAAGGTACCATTTATCCAGATGTGATAGAGTCAGTTTCTGTACACGGACCATCAGCAAAAATAAAATCGCACCATAATGTAGGTGGTTTGCCAGAGAAAATGCATCTTAAAATTATCGAACCACTTAGAAAACTATTTAAAGATGAAGTAAGACGAGTTGGTAAAGCACTAAAATTACCAGACAATATTTTGAATAGACATCCATTTCCTGGTCCAGGATTAAGCATTAGAATATTAAGTGATATTACAGCAGAAAAAGTAAAAATGCTACAGCTGGCTGATGCTATTTTTATGGATAGTTTAAAAGAAGATAATTTATATAATGAAGTGTGGCAAGCAGGCGTAATGTTGCTTCCAGTGCAATCAGTTGGTGTAATGGGCGATGAGCGTACCTACGAAAATGTAGTTGCACTACGAGCAGTAAGTTCTGTAGATGGAATGACAGCAGATTGGTGTCATCTGCCATATACTTTTTTAGCAAAAGTTTCAAATAAAATAATTAATAACGTAAAAGGAATAAACAGAGTAGTCTATGATATTAGCTCAAAGCCGCCAGCAACTATTGAATGGGAATAA
- a CDS encoding SIMPL domain-containing protein, translating to MENTKKIVALIIGLSFIIGTFMVANAFKYKTKKQQTILVTGLAEHDFVSDLIVWEGSFNRQSFDMKEAYASLKADQAKVKSYLTQKEINPSEITFSAITINKDFVSSRDEYGNYTQRFNGYNLSSDVIVESKEISKVENIYKDIAQLIDQGIEINSYAPRYYYTKLKDLKIDLLAKASEDANIRAKTIANNSKSSLGKLIKASMGIFQITGQNSDEDYSYGGTFNTSSKNKTASITVRAEYQIK from the coding sequence ATGGAAAATACAAAAAAGATAGTTGCACTCATAATTGGACTATCGTTCATCATTGGTACTTTTATGGTAGCTAATGCTTTCAAATACAAAACAAAGAAACAACAAACAATCTTAGTAACAGGATTGGCAGAACATGATTTTGTGAGTGATTTGATTGTTTGGGAAGGAAGTTTCAATAGACAATCGTTTGATATGAAAGAAGCCTACGCATCATTAAAAGCTGACCAAGCAAAAGTAAAAAGCTATTTAACTCAAAAAGAAATAAACCCATCAGAAATTACGTTTTCAGCTATCACTATCAACAAAGATTTTGTTTCATCTAGAGATGAGTATGGCAACTACACGCAACGTTTTAATGGATACAATCTTTCTTCTGATGTAATTGTGGAATCTAAAGAAATTAGCAAAGTAGAAAACATCTATAAAGACATTGCACAATTGATTGACCAAGGCATTGAAATAAATTCTTATGCGCCAAGATATTATTACACCAAACTAAAAGACTTAAAAATAGATTTATTGGCAAAAGCATCTGAGGATGCCAACATAAGAGCAAAAACAATAGCAAACAATTCAAAATCATCTTTAGGAAAATTAATAAAAGCAAGCATGGGTATTTTTCAAATTACAGGACAAAATTCTGATGAAGATTATAGCTATGGTGGAACATTTAATACTTCTAGTAAAAACAAAACTGCATCAATCACTGTGCGTGCAGAATATCAAATCAAATAA